In the Myxococcus guangdongensis genome, one interval contains:
- a CDS encoding retropepsin-like aspartic protease, translated as MRHLLLLLALVLLPLTATAEATRTLIERHLAWRGGDAFTRLESLHVRGKTSTSGLQGTMESWSHRDGRVRHDEDFGVVRHSMAFTPEGGWKLNASGQVEDASSTDARDARHQLALELGSALRGGDGAKLEPRADESRDGRAWKVVRVTFGDEDLYDLFLDDADGALHGLRIRENNVTRFVRLGDWRQVEGVRMPFLEEEFTDNVDSDSRTVVETLELNGPIAPAVFERPQDVRKASFANGRHTTGFIPFEFFDDNRVFIPAQVNGKPTQVLLDSGAEMTVVDTAHARALGLKTEGQVAAVGSGGQAQAQFASGVDIAMGNLRLKGLTVAVIDLAPVARMLGHPLPVILGKEAFHQLVVDVDFPNRRVAFHDRAHFKPPAKAVRLPLVESAGGQRAVQLSIEGRPAIPVLFDVGNGGALSLFPAYWEQARLLEGRPSSKTLSGAVGGLRERDVATLKRIELAGVTLENVPTVFDDAGNSISTSDRLLGNLGLGVLARFRMLTDYQMDTLMLVPDARALRQPFRKDRSGLLVLPSSEGRLAVQLVAPGSPAEAAGWKVGEEIVAIDGKPLGPDASNQARTSWRYRAGGQTVVLTVKGGEQRKLTLRDYY; from the coding sequence ATGAGACACCTCCTGCTCCTGTTGGCCCTCGTGCTCCTCCCCCTCACCGCCACCGCGGAGGCGACGCGGACGCTCATCGAGCGGCACCTCGCGTGGCGCGGCGGGGACGCCTTCACGCGCCTGGAGAGCCTCCATGTCCGCGGGAAGACCTCGACCTCCGGGCTCCAGGGGACGATGGAGTCCTGGAGTCATCGGGACGGACGCGTCCGCCACGACGAGGACTTCGGGGTGGTGCGCCACTCGATGGCCTTCACCCCCGAAGGAGGCTGGAAGCTGAACGCCAGCGGGCAGGTGGAGGATGCCTCGTCCACCGACGCGCGCGATGCACGGCACCAGCTGGCGCTGGAGCTCGGGAGTGCGCTGCGAGGCGGCGACGGCGCGAAGCTCGAGCCGCGCGCGGACGAGTCCCGGGATGGCCGCGCCTGGAAGGTGGTGCGGGTCACCTTCGGCGACGAGGACCTGTATGACCTGTTCCTCGATGACGCCGACGGAGCCCTCCACGGCCTGCGCATCCGCGAGAACAACGTCACGCGCTTCGTGCGCCTGGGCGACTGGCGGCAGGTGGAGGGCGTGCGCATGCCCTTCCTGGAGGAGGAGTTCACCGACAACGTGGACTCCGACTCGCGCACGGTGGTGGAGACGCTGGAGCTGAACGGGCCCATCGCTCCCGCCGTGTTCGAGCGTCCCCAGGACGTCCGCAAGGCGAGCTTCGCGAACGGCCGCCACACCACGGGCTTCATCCCGTTCGAGTTCTTCGACGACAACCGCGTCTTCATCCCGGCCCAGGTGAACGGCAAGCCGACGCAGGTGCTGCTCGACAGCGGCGCGGAGATGACCGTGGTGGACACGGCCCATGCGCGCGCGCTGGGGCTGAAGACGGAGGGGCAGGTCGCGGCGGTGGGCAGCGGTGGACAGGCGCAGGCGCAGTTCGCGTCGGGCGTGGACATCGCGATGGGCAATCTGCGGTTGAAGGGGCTGACGGTGGCGGTCATCGACCTGGCCCCCGTCGCGCGGATGCTGGGACACCCGCTGCCCGTCATCCTGGGCAAGGAGGCCTTCCATCAGCTCGTGGTGGACGTGGACTTCCCGAACCGCCGCGTCGCCTTCCATGACCGCGCCCACTTCAAGCCGCCCGCGAAGGCGGTGCGGCTGCCGCTGGTGGAGTCGGCGGGTGGTCAGCGCGCGGTGCAGCTCTCCATCGAGGGGCGGCCCGCCATCCCCGTGTTGTTCGACGTGGGCAACGGCGGCGCGCTCTCGCTCTTCCCCGCGTACTGGGAGCAGGCCCGGTTGCTGGAGGGCCGGCCCAGCTCCAAGACGCTGTCCGGCGCCGTGGGAGGCCTCAGGGAGCGGGACGTGGCGACGTTGAAGCGCATCGAGCTTGCGGGCGTCACGCTGGAGAACGTGCCCACGGTGTTCGACGACGCCGGCAACAGCATCTCCACGTCGGACCGGCTGCTCGGCAACCTGGGCCTCGGCGTCCTCGCGCGCTTCCGGATGCTCACCGACTACCAGATGGACACGTTGATGCTCGTCCCCGATGCCCGGGCGCTTCGCCAGCCCTTCCGCAAGGACCGCTCCGGCCTGCTCGTGCTCCCCTCCTCGGAGGGCCGGCTCGCGGTGCAGCTGGTGGCGCCCGGGAGCCCCGCCGAGGCCGCGGGCTGGAAGGTGGGCGAGGAGATTGTCGCCATCGACGGCAAGCCGCTCGGCCCCGACGCGTCGAACCAGGCGCGGACGAGCTGGCGGTATCGCGCCGGCGGCCAGACGGTGGTCCTCACGGTGAAGGGTGGAGAGCAGCGCAAGCTCACCCTGCGCGACTACTACTGA
- a CDS encoding winged helix-turn-helix transcriptional regulator, translated as MPIVKELPLVPAERALKVIGGRWKIFVLYYLFEGPKRLSELRRVIAGVSQKVLVQQLREMELHGVVEREVFAEVPPRVVYTATAMGLSLRPIVGALCDWGKRHATELRALDEPVAPEVRKPRSVRPSALAASKSSQPGRQ; from the coding sequence ATGCCCATCGTGAAGGAGCTCCCGCTGGTGCCCGCGGAGCGCGCGCTGAAGGTGATTGGAGGGCGCTGGAAGATCTTCGTCCTGTACTACCTCTTCGAGGGACCCAAGCGGCTGTCGGAGCTGCGGCGGGTGATTGCCGGCGTGAGCCAGAAGGTGCTGGTGCAGCAGCTGCGCGAGATGGAGCTGCACGGCGTCGTCGAACGCGAGGTGTTCGCGGAGGTTCCGCCGCGCGTCGTGTACACCGCCACCGCGATGGGGCTCAGCCTGCGCCCCATCGTGGGAGCGCTGTGTGATTGGGGCAAGCGCCACGCCACCGAGCTGCGCGCCCTCGATGAGCCGGTGGCGCCCGAGGTCCGCAAGCCCCGCTCCGTCCGTCCGAGCGCGCTCGCGGCCTCCAAGTCCAGTCAACCCGGGCGTCAGTAG